The following are encoded together in the Salvia hispanica cultivar TCC Black 2014 chromosome 6, UniMelb_Shisp_WGS_1.0, whole genome shotgun sequence genome:
- the LOC125196485 gene encoding leucine-rich repeat protein 1-like, with translation MAGRGDLLVFLALAAVSSSLLLPKAHCNSEGDALHSLRRSLTDPDNVLQSWDPNLVNPCTWFHITCNQDNRVTRLDLGNSNLSGHLVPELGKLEYLQYLELYRNNIQGAIPDELGNLKSLISLDLYNNNISGNIPPSLGNLKSLVFLRLNDNQLHGPIPRTLAGIHTLKVVDVSNNNLCGTIPSNGPFEHIPLNNFENNPRLEGPELQGLASYDTNCS, from the exons ATGGCCGGAAGAGGAGATTTACTGGTATTTCTGGCCTTAGCTGCTGTGTCTTCCTCGCTCCTTTTGCCGAAAGCTCATTGCAATTCGGAGGGTGACGCTCTACACTCACTTCGCCGGAGCTTGACCGACCCGGACAACGTGCTGCAGAGCTGGGATCCCAACCTTGTCAATCCCTGCACCTGGTTCCACATCACCTGCAACCAGGACAACCGCGTCACTCGCCT GGATCTTGGCAACTCGAATTTGTCTGGTCATCTTGTGCCTGAGCTCGGGAAACTTGAATATCTCCAATATCT GGAACTGTACAGAAATAACATCCAAGGGGCTATTCCTGACGAGCTGGGTAATTTGAAGAGTTTAATAAGTTTGGATctatataacaataatatctcAGGGAATATCCCTCCATCCCTGGGAAATCTGAAATCCCTTGTCTTTCT ACGTCTTAATGATAATCAACTACATGGCCCAATCCCAAGGACACTTGCTGGTATACATACCTTGAAAGTTGT AGATGTCTCCAATAACAATTTGTGTGGCACAATACCTTCCAATGGTCCATTTGAGCACATCCCTTTAAACAA CTTTGAGAACAATCCTCGACTTGAAGGTCCAGAGCTGCAGGGACTTGCAAGTTACGACACAAACTGCTCTTAA